Genomic window (Cydia amplana chromosome 11, ilCydAmpl1.1, whole genome shotgun sequence):
GACTTTTTCCATAAAATTTTATTAACACATTTggtgttaaggatgactcacgttagaccgggccgtgtccgggccggagcttccaacgcttacttttctatgacagatgacaggtatTCACATGATGCTTTctgtagaaaacgaagctctggaagctccggcccggacacggcccagtCTAACGTGCGTCATCCTTTACTCTTCtcttaatccatactaattgaATGTGGCATGTGCCAAACGATTTAtactaagttttatttttttctattgtatcaATAAAGATTAATTACCAATTGAGGTTGTAGGTGTTGATGGCTCGCTATCTCCATATGCTGATTGTGTCCAAGCTGAAATGCAgaagaaattttcaaaaaaaggaaaataaatgAATGGATCTTCGTAAAATGAAAGGGAATTGATTTGAAAAAAGAAATTATTGGAATGTAGAGTAAGGAGGAAAGAAATATTAgctctaaaaataaatattatcaattatcattaTTAGGGAATGAAACAAATTTATTAGATTGAGTAAAAAGGATATTAAGATCATTTTGCAATCTGCGTGAGATATTGATTTTGaggtttagttttatttgtttacaaaCTTCCAATGACACTCACTTTCACTAATAAACCTGATGAGCTCCTCATGCTGTGGGGTTATCACGTGGTGTTGTATTCTTTGGTGTATCGTCTTTTTACCGTTGGAATGAAATACTGGTTTGGGCATACTGAAATCAATGCAAACAAACATTGTGAAACAATTATAAGACCAAATCGTCTTATTAGAATGCTATAAGAGAGTTTTCCCACAAGTTTCAGTGATCTATAACTCAGGTTTTCTTATAAAAACGGAAATAAACACGGCGATTCCAATTAGGTTATGTAAAAACACTGATGAAATATTTGGTAACATAAAATACACTGTTCAACAAAACACTTTCACGCACCTCATAATTTCTCCATTATCAGATTCTGAAGACTTCCTATTATTGTCTTTGCGGCTATCTAGCCTTTCCAAATTCTGTGAAAGACCTGAaaatcaaaatattcaaaattatatcgcCGTATGTCACGAGAATACCGCAATGCCGCAAAGGGCATACGGGGATATGATATAGGATAATTATTACCTCTTCTTGTTTTAGCTACAATTTTGCTGGGTCCTTTTGAGAcagtatacatttttaaatttaagttcaagttaaacaaaacaaaaaaaatagtggTGGAAAGTCACGCACGAGTTATGAGACCTCTGAAACCTATATGTTGCCATTTAACAAGTAACTTCAAGCTTTAGTAGTTTTTACTGATAAACTGACAGGCAAaactactatacttggtcaaccagatcttgtcagtagaaaaaggcggcaaatttgaaaaatgtaggcgcgaagggatattgtcccatagaaaatttgaatttcgcgcctttttctactgactagatttgcttgaccatctatatctaTAGCTCCTGAAATCCACccaacttgtcagtagaaaaaggtgccaAATTCAAATTTCCAATGGGAAGTCAAGTCTTCGGTCTTCGACCTCATTCGCACGAGCgattttttaacgcgcgttaaaaaagcgtttgaatgacacagaTGATATCATGTTAGGTACcacatgtgtatttattgacACGATGGCCGAGGCATTTTAAATcgcgttgttggattttcgactaAGCATTGGTcattaaatcgaatttagcgtgCGGACTGATTCAATTTTGATAGCCTACACTGTGCAAGTgctattttaaatgtcaaacttctatgaaattactagcttttgcccgcgacttcgtctgcgtggaattagtttcAGCAGTTGGAGTAAGTATAgcgtatagcgcctggataaaaaaCGTAATGGCATTAATATTGAGCATAATATGCTTATATCAATTAGCAGGCAATTCAttcattttctcatttccacTCCCCTTTGCACTGtctttagggatgacttccgacataaactatcgtatgtccttccccgggagcCCGGGactcaataatattttattcatagaatattttaatttcgcgcctttttctattgacaaacttgcccatgaatctagtataactggatcaggcatgagagGTGGGgaaaatgaccgaacgggatagtcttatgtatctttcagtaggagtagcagcgaaagcgctattattgtttgtcttggcacagtctcacttttttttttaattccccaccgtaagtttagtatggattatggtaggcaataaataaattcgaccaatcatagtgtcgcattgggTATGTttctcacggacgcacgcgtatagcacatctataggatcctaccatctatgatcTTGCCTGAAAATATGTAGTATGGTAGAATATAATTTTGTTAGCCTGGCAGCATTATTATGTACACGACAATCCGTTCCACGCAGGTATTGTTTGCGGGCTGTCATAATAAAAATaccttttataaatatttaacgtCTTTACAAGTGGTTTACAATGCgttaagtatagctggtcaaccaaatcttgtcagtaaaaaaaggcgcgaaattcaaattttctatgggacgatatcccttcgcgcctacatttttcaaatttgccgccttttttaactgtcaagatctggttgaccaagtatatctgtaaatattatttggGTTCTATTAAGTGAGataattttttagttttatttttaactaggTGGTGCACGAAAAtgtcaatctcatctagcgtccacacgtagtacaattttatcatcatttttagggttccgtacccaaagggtaaaaacgggaccctattactaagactccgctgtccgtccgtccgtccgtccgtccgtccgtccgtccgtccgtccgtctgtcaccaggctgtatctcacgaaccgtaatagctagacagttgaaattttcacagatgatgtattcctgttgccgctataacaacaaatactaaaaacagaataaaataaagatttaagtggggctcccatacaacaaacgtgatttttgaccgaagttaagcaacgtcgggcggggtcagtacttggatgggtgaccgtttttttgcttgttttgctttttgttgatggtgcggaaccctccgtgcgcgagtccgactcgcgcactGCCGGTTTTAGTTTTACGGTGACATGACATTCGAGCgctcaaaatttaaaaaaatgccccAAACGCGGATAATTAAAAATCTGAAATCGTTATCGGCCTCTCTATCGCTTAAAAAATTTGCATTTCGAGCGACATTGCAGGTGACTTTACTTAACACTgtgctttatatttatataataagtacctatacgggTTACGGAACACTTCCGCATAATTTTTTGATGTTCCTTATCGTTATTCGTATAAATAAGGAAATAAAGGTAAATTAATACTTTCTACTTAGGAACCATCGACATCCTGACACGCAATGCATACAAATCAGTCACAAATCTTTATTAATACCTGAAGGAAGTCACTTATTTGGTATGTACTTTCAAGGTTGTTTTTGCGTTTAGTCATCGACCgaaatatgaaataatttatgcctagtttttatacctactcaGTGTAtaggttaaataaaattacattaaatatttcaacTTATAAGCTGGAGTATGTCTATAGCAGAATGGTTCAGACATGCGACCTTTAGAGAGAC
Coding sequences:
- the LOC134652177 gene encoding MAPK regulated corepressor interacting protein 2; its protein translation is MYTVSKGPSKIVAKTRRGLSQNLERLDSRKDNNRKSSESDNGEIMSMPKPVFHSNGKKTIHQRIQHHVITPQHEELIRFISETWTQSAYGDSEPSTPTTSIASGSSSPVPPSSLYYQDDPSPVLQDFKPFDLETWWGKRLFQNITNSL